One Maribacter dokdonensis DSW-8 genomic region harbors:
- a CDS encoding RidA family protein, translated as MKKIINTENAPAPIGPYNQAILSNGTLYISGQIPINPKSGALVSGDIKLETKQSMENLKAILTEAEMTFEHVVKSSIFLSDMNQFTDVNEVYATYFNAETAPARETVEVANLPKFVNVEISMIAVK; from the coding sequence ATGAAAAAAATTATAAATACAGAAAATGCCCCAGCACCAATTGGCCCATATAACCAAGCAATTTTAAGTAATGGCACTTTATATATCTCTGGGCAAATTCCAATTAATCCAAAAAGTGGCGCATTAGTTTCAGGTGATATTAAATTAGAAACTAAACAGTCTATGGAAAATTTAAAGGCCATTTTAACCGAAGCTGAAATGACCTTTGAACATGTTGTTAAATCATCAATATTTCTCAGTGACATGAATCAATTCACCGATGTAAACGAAGTTTATGCCACTTACTTTAATGCAGAAACTGCACCTGCAAGAGAAACCGTTGAAGTAGCAAATTTACCTAAGTTCGTAAATGTTGAAATTTCAATGATTGCCGTAAAATAA
- a CDS encoding MlaD family protein — protein MKLSRELKTGIIVIGGILLFIMGFSYLKSTPIFDNSKTFFAVYPNVGGLQSGTTVSINGFSVGKVNDIRFLDERGNLLVTFTVGNDFKFSKNSTVELYDTGIIGGKGLQIKPIFDGAPAQSGDTLKTETRPGITDLAQQKLNPLVRKVESAISGADSVLVNVNSVLDENTKKELKEVIGGLNELITSLNGSASTLNTVLAGNEEKLNTSFENFEKLTANFAKLSDSLNAAGLGRTLASLESTMANLDQLTAKIENGDGSMGLLMNDKELYSNLNNASRELDLLLQDFRLNPKRYVNVSVFGKKQKDYELPEDDPAANSIEN, from the coding sequence TTGAAACTATCTAGAGAATTAAAAACGGGAATTATTGTAATTGGTGGCATACTACTGTTCATCATGGGATTCAGTTATTTAAAGTCCACTCCAATTTTTGATAATAGCAAAACCTTTTTTGCAGTATACCCTAATGTTGGCGGACTTCAATCTGGTACTACTGTTTCTATTAATGGTTTTAGTGTTGGTAAGGTTAATGATATTAGGTTTTTAGATGAAAGGGGAAATCTATTGGTAACTTTTACGGTTGGTAATGATTTTAAATTTTCTAAAAATAGTACGGTAGAATTATATGATACAGGTATTATTGGTGGTAAGGGGTTACAGATAAAACCTATTTTTGATGGTGCACCCGCGCAGTCTGGAGATACTTTAAAAACTGAAACAAGACCTGGTATTACCGATCTAGCACAGCAAAAACTAAATCCATTGGTACGTAAAGTTGAATCTGCAATTTCTGGAGCAGATTCTGTATTGGTTAATGTGAATTCTGTCTTGGATGAAAACACCAAGAAAGAGCTGAAAGAAGTTATAGGTGGTTTAAATGAACTGATCACTAGCTTAAACGGAAGTGCATCAACACTTAATACCGTTTTGGCCGGAAATGAAGAAAAACTAAATACTTCATTTGAAAATTTTGAAAAGCTTACGGCTAATTTTGCGAAACTATCAGATTCTTTAAACGCTGCCGGTCTTGGCCGTACCTTGGCCAGTTTAGAATCTACCATGGCAAATCTAGATCAGCTAACAGCCAAAATTGAAAATGGCGATGGTTCTATGGGCTTACTTATGAATGATAAGGAGCTTTATTCAAATCTAAACAATGCTTCTAGAGAGCTAGACTTATTGCTGCAAGATTTTCGTTTAAACCCTAAAAGGTATGTAAACGTTTCGGTTTTTGGTAAGAAACAAAAAGATTATGAATTACCAGAAGATGATCCTGCCGCAAATTCTATAGAGAATTAA
- a CDS encoding glycoside hydrolase family 3 N-terminal domain-containing protein yields the protein MRHIFIIICGLFCYSVLSAQNPLVTGDSLAQQAWVNSQYAQMSLDEKLGQLFMVSVASNQSKQATDKIKNLIVQEHLGGVIFSKGGPVRQAKLTNNYQAVSKIPLLIGMDAEWGLSMRLDSTYAFPWNMTLGAIQDSSIVERVGYQIGKHAKRLGVHINFAPDLDINTNPKNPIIGNRSFGENRDNVVQKGIAFIKGMERAGVLANGKHFPGHGDTEVDSHHNLPIIPFSKKRLDSLELYPFKKLIGSGLSSIMVAHLEVPALEMKKELPSSISEQIITGILKEELGYNGLIFTDALNMKGVSTTGKEGSVELAAFMAGNDMLLMPENIVSAKEKLTKAYEKGKLTEDRLAYSVKKILMAKYKAGLHHYKPIKLENLYSDLNGLEDDIVYEQAIENAITVVKNKLDLLSIKNLDNKKIAYVKMGNSDNEAFVQGLKNYAEVTVIEASDITTLITRLKEFNLIIVGHHMNNESPWKSYKFSNSELEWLQEIANERTSNLILCVFAKPYALSDIDSFNNIDAVVMAYQNSDIAQEKTAEILFGAVGASGKLPVTAHEEFPVHTGVEVKSLSRLGYSIPERVGMSSQGLKRIDELMHDGLDSLMFPGAQVLVARKGKVIYQKGFGKPTYDSKENITNDYIYDLASLTKILATLPMVMKMEEEGRIGLNNTFEELVPNYSNTEIKNVTVLKALSHYGRLPAWIPFYIRTLDDNKKPSSEFYRNSPLPGFSTKVYDNLYLTDAYQDSIYNRIGRQDLKSNRYRYSDVPYYVMKKVIEDSYGQRLDYLTNNFLYQRIGANHTTYNPLEKFDKNSIVPSEEDDYYRYGTVQGYVHDMGAAMQAGVGGHAGLFSNANDIAKIMQMYLQDGYYGGTKFFDSRTVKKFNTCYFCENNVRRGVGFDKPQLQHSGPTCGCVSRKSFGHSGFTGTYTWADPEEEIVYVFLSNRTYPSASNTLLVKSGLRTRIQQAIYDSILN from the coding sequence ATGCGCCATATTTTTATTATTATTTGTGGGTTGTTTTGCTATTCGGTACTATCAGCCCAAAATCCGTTAGTTACCGGTGACAGCTTAGCACAACAAGCGTGGGTGAATAGCCAATATGCTCAAATGAGCTTGGATGAAAAACTGGGGCAATTGTTTATGGTCAGTGTAGCATCTAACCAAAGCAAACAGGCTACCGATAAAATTAAAAACCTGATTGTTCAGGAGCACTTGGGCGGTGTTATTTTTTCCAAGGGCGGGCCGGTACGTCAAGCAAAACTTACCAATAATTATCAAGCCGTATCTAAAATCCCTTTATTGATCGGGATGGATGCCGAGTGGGGACTTTCCATGAGATTGGATTCTACTTATGCTTTTCCGTGGAATATGACACTAGGTGCTATACAAGACAGTTCCATTGTTGAAAGAGTAGGTTATCAAATAGGTAAACATGCCAAACGTTTAGGGGTGCATATAAATTTTGCTCCAGATTTAGATATTAATACCAACCCAAAGAATCCTATTATAGGAAATCGTTCTTTTGGTGAAAACAGGGATAATGTAGTTCAAAAAGGAATTGCTTTTATAAAAGGAATGGAAAGGGCTGGTGTGTTGGCCAATGGGAAGCATTTTCCCGGTCACGGAGATACCGAGGTAGATTCTCATCATAATTTACCCATAATTCCTTTTTCCAAAAAAAGGTTGGATAGTCTAGAATTGTATCCGTTTAAAAAATTAATAGGTTCAGGTTTAAGCAGTATTATGGTTGCCCATTTAGAGGTGCCAGCTCTTGAAATGAAGAAAGAACTGCCTTCTTCAATCTCAGAACAAATAATTACAGGAATTTTAAAAGAGGAATTAGGGTATAATGGCTTGATTTTTACAGATGCCCTTAATATGAAAGGAGTATCCACAACCGGTAAAGAGGGTAGTGTAGAACTTGCAGCTTTTATGGCAGGTAATGATATGCTATTAATGCCAGAGAATATTGTAAGTGCCAAAGAGAAATTGACTAAGGCTTATGAAAAAGGTAAATTGACAGAGGATCGTTTAGCCTATTCGGTTAAGAAAATTCTAATGGCAAAATACAAGGCAGGTTTACATCATTACAAACCCATTAAGCTTGAAAACTTATATAGCGATTTAAATGGCCTTGAAGATGATATTGTTTATGAGCAAGCTATTGAAAATGCTATTACCGTAGTTAAAAATAAACTGGATCTTCTATCCATTAAGAACTTGGACAATAAAAAAATTGCCTATGTTAAAATGGGGAATTCGGACAACGAGGCATTTGTCCAAGGGTTAAAGAATTATGCAGAAGTTACCGTAATTGAGGCAAGTGATATTACTACTTTAATAACAAGACTAAAAGAATTCAATTTGATTATTGTTGGTCATCATATGAATAATGAGAGTCCTTGGAAGTCTTACAAGTTCTCGAATTCCGAATTGGAATGGCTGCAGGAAATTGCTAATGAGCGTACTTCTAATCTTATATTATGTGTATTTGCAAAACCATACGCACTATCGGATATCGATTCGTTCAATAATATAGATGCTGTGGTAATGGCATATCAAAATAGTGATATCGCCCAAGAAAAAACTGCAGAAATACTATTTGGTGCCGTAGGCGCTTCAGGTAAATTGCCCGTTACGGCGCATGAAGAGTTTCCGGTGCATACAGGAGTAGAAGTTAAGTCCTTAAGTAGATTGGGCTATAGTATACCAGAACGTGTGGGTATGAGTTCACAAGGACTAAAACGAATTGATGAATTAATGCACGACGGCCTTGATAGTTTAATGTTTCCGGGGGCACAAGTGCTAGTGGCTAGAAAAGGTAAGGTAATCTATCAAAAAGGATTTGGTAAACCTACCTATGATTCTAAAGAGAACATTACTAACGATTATATTTATGATTTAGCTTCCCTTACCAAAATATTGGCAACCTTGCCTATGGTCATGAAGATGGAGGAAGAGGGTAGAATTGGGCTTAATAATACCTTTGAGGAGTTGGTTCCTAATTACTCCAATACAGAAATTAAGAACGTAACAGTGCTTAAAGCATTGTCCCATTACGGACGTTTGCCGGCATGGATTCCTTTTTATATTAGAACATTGGATGATAACAAAAAACCTTCAAGTGAATTTTATAGAAATTCACCTTTGCCAGGTTTCTCTACCAAAGTTTATGATAATCTGTATTTAACAGATGCCTACCAAGATTCCATTTACAATAGAATAGGGAGGCAAGATTTAAAATCTAACCGGTATAGGTATAGTGATGTTCCTTACTACGTAATGAAAAAGGTAATTGAGGATAGCTATGGACAAAGGTTAGATTATTTAACCAATAATTTTTTATACCAAAGAATAGGAGCAAACCATACAACTTACAATCCTTTAGAGAAATTTGATAAAAATAGTATAGTGCCTTCAGAAGAGGATGATTATTATAGGTACGGCACGGTTCAAGGATATGTTCATGATATGGGAGCGGCCATGCAAGCAGGTGTTGGTGGTCATGCAGGTTTGTTCAGCAATGCCAATGATATTGCAAAAATTATGCAGATGTACCTTCAAGATGGTTATTACGGCGGTACAAAATTTTTTGATTCTAGAACGGTTAAGAAATTCAACACTTGTTATTTCTGTGAAAACAATGTAAGAAGAGGAGTAGGCTTTGATAAGCCTCAATTACAGCACAGCGGACCAACATGTGGTTGTGTTTCTCGAAAAAGTTTTGGGCATAGTGGTTTTACGGGAACTTATACGTGGGCAGATCCTGAAGAGGAAATTGTATATGTATTTTTATCTAACAGAACTTATCCGTCCGCATCTAATACACTTTTAGTTAAATCTGGGTTAAGAACTAGAATTCAACAAGCCATTTACGATTCAATTCTGAATTAA
- a CDS encoding (Fe-S)-binding protein codes for MQYLPNVIFVILLVVGVGFFVKNISKLKRNIFLGKEASLNDNKPQRWKNMAKIALGQTKMVVRPIAGMLHIIVYVGFIIINIEVLEIILDGIFGTHRMFAVLGPVYDFLIGSFEALALLVIVSVVIFWIRRNIIRLKRFLKPEMEGWPKNDGNLILYIELVLMVLFLTMNGADYQLQQMGADHYAAAGSFPISSMLSPIFENMSIPTLVLVERIAWWLHIAGILFFLNYLYYSKHLHILLAFPNTYYGKLTPKGQFKNLQSVTDEVRMMMDPDADPYAEPAEDAAVPDKFGASDVQDLSWVQLLNAYTCTECGRCTSECPANQTGKKLSPRKIMMDTRDRLEEVGKNIDQNKGEFKDDGKQLLNDYITPEELWACTSCNACVQACPISIDPLSIIMDMRQYLVMEQSAAPTDLNNMMGNIENNGAPWPFNQMDRLNWSKES; via the coding sequence ATGCAATATCTCCCTAATGTAATTTTTGTAATCCTACTTGTTGTAGGTGTTGGTTTTTTTGTCAAGAATATTAGCAAGCTAAAAAGAAATATATTCCTTGGTAAAGAAGCTTCTTTGAATGATAATAAACCACAGCGTTGGAAAAACATGGCCAAAATTGCCCTTGGGCAAACTAAGATGGTCGTAAGGCCAATTGCCGGTATGCTGCATATCATTGTTTATGTTGGTTTTATCATTATTAATATTGAGGTTCTTGAAATTATTTTGGACGGTATTTTTGGTACCCATAGAATGTTCGCCGTTCTAGGGCCTGTTTATGATTTTTTAATTGGCTCTTTTGAAGCTCTTGCGCTATTGGTAATAGTGTCTGTGGTAATATTTTGGATAAGAAGAAATATCATAAGATTAAAGCGTTTTCTTAAGCCTGAAATGGAAGGATGGCCAAAAAACGATGGTAACCTTATACTTTATATTGAATTGGTTTTGATGGTGCTATTCTTGACCATGAATGGGGCTGATTATCAATTGCAACAAATGGGGGCAGACCACTATGCGGCTGCAGGTTCTTTTCCAATAAGTAGCATGCTTTCACCAATTTTTGAGAATATGTCAATTCCTACACTTGTACTTGTTGAGCGTATAGCTTGGTGGTTACATATTGCCGGAATATTGTTTTTCCTTAATTATTTATATTATTCAAAACATTTACATATTCTTCTTGCCTTCCCAAATACATATTATGGTAAGCTTACTCCTAAAGGGCAATTTAAGAACTTACAGTCGGTAACAGATGAAGTACGTATGATGATGGACCCAGATGCGGATCCGTATGCCGAACCTGCTGAAGATGCTGCTGTGCCAGATAAGTTTGGAGCATCTGATGTACAAGATTTGAGTTGGGTACAATTGTTAAACGCTTACACGTGTACAGAATGTGGTCGTTGTACAAGTGAGTGTCCGGCCAATCAAACCGGAAAAAAACTATCGCCTCGTAAAATCATGATGGATACTCGTGATAGACTTGAAGAGGTAGGTAAGAATATCGATCAAAATAAGGGTGAATTTAAAGATGACGGTAAGCAATTACTGAACGATTATATTACGCCAGAAGAGTTATGGGCATGTACATCCTGCAATGCTTGTGTTCAGGCCTGCCCAATTAGTATTGATCCACTATCTATCATTATGGATATGAGACAGTATTTGGTCATGGAACAATCTGCCGCTCCAACAGATTTGAATAATATGATGGGTAATATTGAAAATAATGGAGCACCTTGGCCATTTAATCAAATGGACCGTTTAAATTGGAGTAAAGAATCTTAA
- a CDS encoding N-acetylmuramoyl-L-alanine amidase family protein — protein sequence MKIKFLSISLVLVTAVFLLSFTVDKQEVESDDPFIVVLDAGHGGHDPGNLGNGYLEKKIALNIVLKVGEILEKNKDIKVIYTRKDDTFIDLYVRGEVANKANADLFVSVHCDSHTSDAHGAGTFVLGLHANKQNFEIAKKENSVIYLEDNYENRYADYDINSPESVIGLTIMQEEFLDQSVALATMIQENFSRQLKRTDRKVKQAGFIVLHQTFMPSVLVETGFLTNKDEGAYLNSTKGQNEMGDAIAKAILNYKEGVQPTVKNVETTVSKPNVPPIKEEVVAKADEKKELAVKEIAEIEEKKNEAKETVAEKVSEVEKTEPINTPAVVVKKEEVAPNVQVKEAINANEVAKSIVFKIQLMASSKNVALNPGNFKGLSNLSQEPYKNLYRYMYGETRSYREAKMMQGQAQGKGYKSAYIVAYKLGERIPIQEAIDEVSQFNP from the coding sequence ATGAAAATAAAATTCTTAAGCATTTCATTGGTTTTAGTTACAGCCGTATTTCTACTGTCTTTTACTGTTGATAAACAAGAAGTTGAATCTGATGATCCATTTATTGTTGTTTTAGATGCCGGTCATGGTGGTCATGATCCAGGAAACCTGGGAAATGGGTATTTGGAGAAAAAAATTGCTTTGAACATTGTTTTGAAAGTCGGTGAAATTCTTGAAAAGAATAAGGATATTAAAGTTATCTACACGCGTAAAGACGATACGTTCATTGATTTGTACGTTAGGGGCGAGGTTGCCAATAAAGCCAATGCAGATTTATTTGTGTCGGTTCATTGTGATTCCCACACCTCAGATGCGCATGGGGCAGGAACCTTTGTATTAGGGTTGCATGCCAATAAGCAAAATTTCGAAATTGCGAAAAAGGAAAACTCTGTAATTTATTTAGAGGACAACTATGAAAACAGGTATGCGGATTATGATATTAATTCGCCGGAATCGGTAATAGGTTTGACCATAATGCAAGAAGAGTTTTTGGATCAAAGCGTTGCTTTGGCCACAATGATACAGGAAAATTTTTCTAGGCAACTTAAAAGGACAGATAGAAAAGTAAAACAAGCTGGTTTTATAGTATTGCACCAAACTTTTATGCCAAGTGTTCTTGTAGAGACCGGTTTTCTTACCAATAAGGATGAAGGTGCTTATTTAAACTCTACTAAAGGGCAGAATGAAATGGGAGATGCCATTGCGAAAGCCATATTGAATTATAAAGAAGGCGTACAACCTACTGTAAAGAATGTAGAAACTACGGTTTCTAAACCTAATGTGCCGCCAATTAAAGAAGAAGTGGTGGCTAAAGCTGATGAAAAAAAGGAACTGGCTGTTAAAGAAATAGCTGAGATTGAAGAGAAAAAAAATGAAGCTAAAGAAACGGTTGCAGAAAAAGTTTCTGAGGTTGAAAAAACGGAACCTATTAATACACCGGCGGTTGTTGTAAAGAAAGAAGAGGTTGCTCCAAACGTGCAAGTAAAAGAAGCGATCAATGCCAATGAAGTAGCTAAATCCATTGTCTTTAAAATTCAGTTAATGGCAAGCAGTAAGAACGTTGCACTTAACCCTGGTAATTTTAAAGGACTTTCAAACCTTTCACAAGAACCTTATAAGAATTTATACAGGTATATGTATGGTGAAACAAGGTCATATAGAGAAGCTAAAATGATGCAAGGTCAGGCACAGGGTAAAGGATATAAATCGGCTTATATTGTAGCTTACAAGCTTGGAGAAAGAATTCCTATTCAAGAGGCTATAGACGAGGTTTCTCAATTTAATCCATAA
- a CDS encoding putative LPS assembly protein LptD, with the protein MVVVCGFFAIGQEGKITPLNIKAERDSIIAPLFPPTAIKDSIANDSLATDSLNQKPPLLLDKITYKAKDYVKLSQKENKIYLYNEAEIYYQDTELKAGIIIMDYIKNEVYAGRMVDSLGNYSQLPYFKQGSNIVIPDSIRFNFDTQKALIWNSRTEQQAAAGALGSDAMKVYAEITKKENDSVYFLSEGKLTTSTDTINPDYYIRVRKAKFVPKKKVIAGFSNLYIADVPTPIAMPFAYFPLSVGRSAGVLMPSFGNDPDAGYFLQDMGYYVPLGDYADITLSGDFYTNGSYAFRTASIYTKRYKYRGNVNLRFENIVNSQKGFSDYSLSRNYNIQFSHTQDTKASPNSRFSASVNLGSSDYYQNSLQQRNLPNTQNNTLSSSISYSKTFPNYPSVNMSLTATHSQLTSVATDDDDDDDNINMTLPTFQASVERIYPFVKQDGVKKGIIDNINFQYSVNAQNRLTTNDEDFFTARMFDNARVGASHSIPVATNFKVAKFFSVSLGGNYEDVWTLETYNRSYDDVAEEVVIDTVSGFDRYNTYNFSASIGTTLYGTFNFGEDKKIQAIRHTLRPSLSYGYAPSFEQFYDEYLGEDGVEVQYSRFTGTLNGAPSLGQSNSLSFSLANTLEAKVKDKDSTKLEPKKISLLSNFNVSTGYNFESDSLRLNPLSINGGTNILDNKMSINFSAGLDPYAIDNNGRRIDTWNIDNGGSLFRLTRANANVSYSISSDMFNKKDDKGRKEEEDEDPFDYVAQSGGRDDDLFGRADDFNSNPIRKDDKNADVENPVYGTKIPWNFRLAYSANYSNTARQNEFSSHSLMFSGDIELAPRWSIGGSSGYDFKNQGFTLTQLRFQRDLKSFTMRFNWTPFGTYKRWYFFIGIDSSILKDLKWENRSQN; encoded by the coding sequence ATGGTTGTTGTCTGTGGTTTTTTTGCCATCGGTCAAGAAGGAAAAATCACTCCGCTCAATATCAAAGCAGAGAGAGATTCAATTATTGCACCACTATTTCCGCCAACCGCAATAAAAGACTCTATAGCCAATGATTCTTTGGCTACAGATTCCCTTAATCAAAAGCCTCCTTTACTTTTAGATAAAATCACTTATAAGGCTAAAGATTATGTGAAATTAAGCCAAAAAGAAAATAAAATTTACCTCTATAACGAAGCTGAAATCTATTATCAAGATACGGAGTTAAAAGCTGGTATCATCATCATGGATTACATTAAAAATGAGGTGTATGCCGGTAGAATGGTTGACTCACTTGGCAATTACAGCCAGCTACCCTATTTTAAACAGGGATCGAACATTGTTATTCCAGATTCTATCCGTTTTAATTTTGATACGCAAAAGGCACTAATTTGGAACTCACGAACAGAACAACAAGCGGCAGCCGGTGCTTTGGGCAGTGATGCCATGAAGGTTTATGCCGAGATTACCAAAAAAGAGAATGATTCCGTTTACTTTCTAAGCGAAGGAAAATTGACCACCTCAACGGACACTATCAACCCAGATTATTATATAAGGGTTAGAAAAGCAAAATTTGTTCCCAAGAAAAAAGTAATTGCCGGGTTCAGCAATTTATATATTGCAGACGTACCAACCCCAATAGCAATGCCATTTGCTTATTTTCCACTGAGTGTTGGCCGATCAGCAGGTGTTTTAATGCCTTCTTTCGGTAACGATCCAGATGCCGGTTACTTTTTGCAAGATATGGGGTATTATGTACCATTAGGTGATTATGCCGACATTACTTTATCCGGAGACTTTTATACGAACGGAAGTTACGCATTTAGAACAGCATCTATCTATACTAAAAGGTACAAGTATCGTGGTAATGTAAACCTAAGATTTGAAAATATCGTTAATAGCCAAAAAGGTTTTAGTGATTACAGTCTTTCAAGAAATTATAATATTCAATTTTCTCACACACAAGACACCAAGGCAAGTCCCAACTCTCGATTTTCAGCATCGGTAAATTTAGGAAGTAGTGATTATTACCAAAATTCCTTACAACAAAGAAATTTACCAAATACCCAGAACAACACCCTATCATCATCAATTTCATACTCTAAAACATTCCCAAATTACCCTTCTGTGAACATGAGTTTGACCGCTACCCACTCACAACTGACATCGGTAGCTACAGATGATGATGACGATGATGACAATATCAATATGACCTTGCCTACATTTCAAGCAAGTGTAGAGCGTATTTATCCGTTTGTAAAGCAAGACGGTGTAAAGAAAGGAATCATAGACAACATCAACTTTCAGTACAGCGTAAACGCACAAAATAGGCTAACAACAAATGATGAGGATTTTTTCACGGCTAGGATGTTTGACAATGCCCGTGTAGGTGCCAGCCATAGTATTCCTGTTGCAACGAACTTTAAGGTTGCTAAATTTTTCAGCGTTAGTTTGGGTGGTAACTATGAAGATGTTTGGACATTGGAAACATACAACAGAAGTTATGACGATGTTGCCGAGGAAGTTGTTATAGATACGGTTAGTGGTTTTGACCGTTACAATACCTATAATTTTAGTGCAAGTATTGGAACTACCTTGTATGGTACTTTTAATTTTGGTGAGGACAAAAAAATTCAAGCTATTAGACACACACTTAGGCCTTCTCTTAGTTATGGCTATGCACCCTCATTTGAGCAATTTTATGACGAATATTTAGGTGAAGACGGTGTAGAAGTACAATACAGTCGTTTTACGGGAACATTAAACGGAGCACCTTCTTTAGGGCAGTCTAACAGCTTAAGTTTTTCATTGGCCAACACTTTAGAAGCTAAGGTAAAGGATAAAGACTCCACAAAACTTGAACCTAAAAAAATATCTCTTTTAAGTAATTTTAATGTCTCCACCGGATATAATTTCGAATCTGATTCCCTTAGATTGAATCCACTGAGCATTAATGGTGGAACCAACATTTTGGACAACAAAATGTCCATTAATTTTTCTGCCGGTTTAGACCCTTATGCCATAGATAATAATGGTAGAAGAATAGACACATGGAATATTGACAATGGCGGTAGCCTATTTAGACTTACTAGAGCTAATGCCAATGTATCCTATTCTATTAGTAGTGATATGTTCAATAAAAAAGATGACAAAGGAAGGAAGGAAGAAGAAGATGAAGATCCTTTTGATTACGTAGCGCAAAGTGGTGGTAGAGATGACGACCTTTTTGGAAGGGCCGATGATTTCAATTCAAACCCCATTAGGAAGGACGACAAAAATGCCGATGTTGAAAACCCAGTATATGGAACCAAAATACCATGGAATTTTAGGTTAGCCTATTCCGCAAACTATAGCAACACAGCAAGGCAAAATGAATTTAGTAGTCACTCTTTAATGTTTTCCGGTGACATAGAACTTGCGCCAAGGTGGTCTATAGGAGGTTCATCTGGTTATGATTTCAAAAATCAAGGTTTCACCTTAACCCAATTGCGTTTTCAACGAGACCTTAAAAGTTTCACCATGCGTTTTAACTGGACACCTTTTGGCACCTATAAAAGATGGTATTTCTTTATTGGTATAGATTCTTCTATCTTAAAAGACCTTAAGTGGGAAAACAGAAGTCAGAATTAA
- a CDS encoding (Fe-S)-binding protein — MASELKVPTMAEFFAAGTVPEVLFWVGCAGSFDDRAKKITKAFVKILNKANVSFAVLGTEESCTGDPAKRAGNEFLFQMQAVTNIEVLNAYEIKKIVTACPHCFNTIKNEYPGLGGNYEVVHHTQFLKDLLNDGRIAMEGGSFKGKRITFHDPCYLGRANGVYEAPRDLIRKLDAELIEMKSCKQRGLCCGAGGAQMFKEPEKGDKDVNIERTEQALETKPEIIAAGCPFCNTMMTDGVKNKEKEGAVAVMDIAELIATAEDL, encoded by the coding sequence ATGGCAAGTGAATTAAAAGTGCCTACAATGGCAGAGTTTTTTGCAGCTGGAACAGTTCCCGAAGTGTTATTTTGGGTTGGTTGTGCCGGTAGTTTTGATGATAGGGCAAAGAAAATAACGAAGGCTTTCGTTAAGATTTTGAATAAGGCGAATGTTTCATTTGCTGTACTTGGTACAGAAGAAAGTTGTACAGGTGACCCGGCAAAACGCGCTGGTAATGAGTTTTTGTTTCAAATGCAAGCAGTTACCAATATAGAGGTGCTAAATGCCTACGAAATTAAAAAAATAGTTACGGCATGTCCGCATTGTTTTAATACGATAAAAAATGAATACCCTGGTCTAGGTGGTAATTATGAAGTTGTACATCATACTCAATTTCTTAAAGACCTGTTGAATGATGGTAGAATAGCTATGGAAGGAGGCTCTTTTAAGGGTAAACGAATTACCTTTCATGATCCTTGCTATTTGGGTAGAGCTAACGGAGTTTATGAAGCACCAAGAGACTTGATCAGAAAGTTGGATGCTGAACTTATAGAAATGAAAAGCTGTAAGCAAAGAGGTTTATGCTGTGGTGCAGGTGGAGCGCAAATGTTTAAAGAACCTGAAAAGGGTGATAAAGATGTAAACATTGAGCGTACGGAGCAAGCTTTGGAAACCAAGCCGGAAATAATTGCTGCAGGTTGTCCGTTTTGTAACACCATGATGACCGATGGTGTTAAGAACAAGGAAAAAGAAGGTGCTGTTGCGGTAATGGATATTGCCGAATTAATTGCTACCGCAGAAGATTTATAA